A part of bacterium genomic DNA contains:
- the rpe gene encoding ribulose-phosphate 3-epimerase, translating to MKIAPSLLAADTSDIKSAIAECEAAGADFIHWDVMDGHFVPNLTFGPQVITDARRHTKLPFDVHLMVTNPSDFVDRLGAAGVSMISFHIEAEIHANRLLDRIRNAGVLAGITLNPQTPPQSAEYLLQECDFVLVMTVSPGFAGQSFIDACLPKISWLAQFRESHALDYAIEVDGGVSASNAELLANAGADWIVAGKAFFEADDRRRFVDDIHSLLKH from the coding sequence ATGAAAATCGCTCCATCACTTCTTGCGGCGGATACCTCCGATATCAAAAGTGCAATCGCGGAATGCGAAGCCGCGGGCGCTGATTTCATTCATTGGGACGTGATGGACGGGCATTTCGTGCCAAATCTTACCTTCGGCCCCCAAGTGATTACGGACGCGCGCCGCCACACAAAGCTGCCGTTCGACGTGCACCTGATGGTTACCAATCCGTCGGACTTCGTGGATCGGCTGGGCGCCGCGGGCGTTTCGATGATCAGCTTTCACATTGAAGCGGAGATACACGCGAACCGGCTCTTGGACAGAATCAGAAATGCCGGCGTTCTTGCAGGTATTACGCTCAATCCGCAAACTCCGCCGCAATCGGCCGAATATCTGCTCCAAGAATGCGATTTCGTTCTTGTGATGACTGTCAGCCCGGGATTCGCAGGCCAGTCGTTCATCGATGCTTGCCTGCCCAAAATATCCTGGCTTGCTCAATTCCGCGAATCGCATGCTCTGGATTACGCGATCGAAGTGGACGGCGGGGTAAGCGCGTCGAACGCGGAGCTTCTGGCAAACGCGGGAGCCGACTGGATTGTCGCAGGCAAAGCGTTTTTCGAGGCCGATGACAGGCGCCGATTCGTTGATGATATTCACTCGCTTTTAAAGCATTAG
- a CDS encoding PASTA domain-containing protein: protein MRKKTKASSDREGCIGALAILVLCALVVGIVYVIASGGLFGPAPKNALVPDVASLTIEEAQKRCDERGLRLRRGDDLFSEDVAIGLIVSQDPVANRLVKEGHTVTVFLSKGPNAYSVPNLIGMSLADAQARLRETNLGLGRIEKILNATIPEGQVVSQNPEAGKKMPFATKVDLKISVKKANVLTPMPDLTGNALTNAEGVLVAKNLLLSKVKYRPHPGTAFGQVVSQDPPAGMEVPLGTKVTLEVAIDNETARALVRILNVRCVVPVGREKQQVKIVVSDRLGENEVYNQVHRIGEIIETQVKVEGQAFIKTYFDGQLVREDDIPLLP from the coding sequence ATGCGCAAAAAAACCAAAGCCAGTTCCGATCGCGAAGGGTGCATCGGCGCGCTCGCGATCCTGGTGCTCTGCGCATTGGTAGTGGGGATTGTTTACGTTATCGCATCCGGCGGCTTGTTTGGTCCTGCGCCCAAAAATGCTTTGGTTCCCGATGTAGCGTCGCTTACCATCGAGGAAGCCCAAAAGCGCTGCGATGAACGCGGGTTGAGGCTGCGCCGCGGCGACGACTTATTCAGCGAAGATGTTGCGATCGGTCTCATCGTAAGTCAGGATCCCGTCGCAAATAGACTTGTAAAAGAGGGCCATACGGTAACGGTTTTTTTGTCCAAGGGGCCGAATGCATATTCCGTGCCAAATTTAATCGGTATGTCGCTTGCTGACGCGCAAGCCAGATTGAGGGAAACGAACCTGGGACTTGGAAGGATCGAAAAAATCTTGAACGCGACGATCCCGGAAGGGCAGGTCGTCTCCCAGAATCCGGAAGCAGGAAAGAAAATGCCCTTTGCGACGAAAGTGGACCTGAAAATCAGTGTAAAAAAGGCGAACGTGCTTACGCCTATGCCGGATTTGACGGGCAACGCGTTGACCAACGCCGAAGGCGTGCTTGTCGCCAAGAACTTGCTTCTTTCAAAAGTTAAGTACCGGCCGCACCCGGGTACCGCGTTCGGACAGGTCGTCAGCCAAGACCCGCCAGCCGGCATGGAAGTGCCGCTCGGAACAAAGGTTACTTTGGAGGTCGCCATAGACAACGAAACGGCTCGCGCCCTCGTAAGAATTTTAAACGTGCGATGCGTGGTACCCGTCGGCAGGGAGAAGCAGCAGGTAAAAATAGTCGTTTCCGACAGGCTTGGCGAGAACGAAGTATATAACCAAGTTCACAGAATCGGCGAAATCATCGAGACGCAGGTTAAGGTTGAAGGTCAGGCGTTCATCAAGACGTATTTTGACGGGCAACTTGTACGTGAAGACGACATCCCGCTTTTGCCTTAG
- a CDS encoding RsmB/NOP family class I SAM-dependent RNA methyltransferase → MSEAGSKPEIHPLECASRALVRICDGIENKIPSASSSEIIGNEIAAAELTGGQAARAFDVVHGVLRWRYRLDAALNGASRRGKLEAPSQLRNLLRAAAYELLIRRADEPAGLVSAVVDIAKGYKGGKYGALANAVCRKLASAVSSAPPRDDAPLADFAAHYSIQPALLVHLGETRGREWAIAAARATADRFQSQLRVNPFIEPNEEFPASIGAKKRTYEGKDYWEADSLSPSLRKANAEGRIVVQALPSQYASFLLDPLPGDKVLDAASGVGTKAHHLLALMAGWGELVLADVSKSQRDKCIANFKRLGVPEPDYRILDLSDNEAVSNEFVGEKFDAILLDAPCTGSGLIHHMPEKRYTIDLGLLDAFADRQRKMLENLLRLLAPGGSLVYATCSVFKEEDEDVTETALETPVGRFTSVDRVLFPPCGRHIGFFVEKIRRLE, encoded by the coding sequence ATGAGCGAGGCCGGTTCCAAACCCGAAATTCATCCGTTGGAATGTGCTTCGCGCGCGCTTGTTCGGATTTGTGATGGCATTGAAAATAAAATTCCCAGTGCAAGTTCTTCGGAGATTATCGGTAACGAAATTGCCGCGGCGGAACTTACCGGCGGTCAAGCCGCACGCGCATTTGACGTTGTTCACGGTGTATTGCGCTGGCGCTACCGGCTTGATGCCGCGTTAAACGGTGCTTCAAGACGAGGAAAGCTTGAAGCGCCATCGCAATTGAGGAACCTGCTTCGGGCGGCCGCATACGAGCTTTTGATTAGGCGAGCGGACGAGCCCGCGGGCTTGGTGAGCGCAGTAGTGGATATCGCAAAGGGATACAAGGGAGGGAAATACGGCGCGCTTGCGAACGCGGTTTGCAGGAAGCTCGCGTCTGCCGTATCGTCGGCGCCTCCGCGCGATGACGCGCCTTTGGCTGATTTTGCCGCACATTATTCGATTCAACCGGCATTGCTCGTTCATCTGGGGGAAACGCGCGGGAGGGAGTGGGCAATCGCCGCGGCGCGGGCCACGGCGGACAGATTTCAAAGCCAGCTTCGAGTCAATCCGTTTATCGAACCGAATGAAGAATTTCCGGCTTCTATCGGTGCGAAAAAGCGCACGTATGAGGGCAAAGATTATTGGGAAGCCGATTCGCTCTCGCCCTCACTCAGAAAGGCGAACGCCGAAGGGAGGATTGTGGTTCAAGCGCTTCCGAGCCAGTACGCGTCGTTTTTGCTTGATCCCCTTCCCGGAGACAAGGTGCTGGATGCCGCAAGCGGAGTGGGGACGAAGGCGCATCATCTTCTCGCGTTGATGGCCGGATGGGGCGAGCTGGTATTGGCGGATGTATCGAAATCGCAGCGCGACAAGTGCATCGCCAATTTCAAAAGGTTGGGGGTACCCGAGCCGGATTATCGAATATTGGATCTTTCGGACAATGAAGCGGTTTCGAACGAATTCGTCGGCGAAAAATTCGATGCGATTCTGTTGGACGCGCCGTGCACGGGCAGCGGCCTTATCCATCACATGCCGGAGAAACGATACACGATCGATCTCGGCTTGCTTGATGCATTTGCGGATCGCCAGCGCAAGATGCTGGAAAATCTTCTCCGGTTGCTTGCACCGGGAGGCAGCCTCGTTTACGCGACATGTTCGGTTTTCAAGGAGGAAGACGAGGATGTAACCGAAACAGCGCTTGAGACGCCGGTTGGGCGTTTTACAAGTGTTGATCGGGTTTTGTTCCCGCCCTGCGGACGGCACATCGGCTTTTTCGTTGAAAAAATAAGGCGATTGGAGTAA
- a CDS encoding DUF1232 domain-containing protein: protein MLEKAVKYVVLVPKLVVSFAYAMGSPEVGTFLKVAAAAGISYFFTPLDLVPDFFTGIGLLDDLIFALLIMQSFLAAVPSKVADPIFEKVGTNRDEMKFDVEAAVKDLSVAARVLWYAISAASEKLVEYFSRKDDVKLTIGDLGAGVLLKGAAGTVETETASEVEDSAEPNNADATESADLGLK, encoded by the coding sequence ATGTTGGAGAAAGCGGTCAAGTACGTCGTTCTTGTGCCCAAGCTGGTGGTAAGCTTCGCGTATGCTATGGGAAGCCCCGAGGTCGGAACCTTTTTGAAAGTGGCCGCCGCCGCGGGGATTTCTTATTTCTTTACCCCGCTCGATTTGGTTCCTGATTTCTTCACCGGAATCGGTCTGCTTGACGACCTCATTTTTGCGCTACTTATAATGCAGAGCTTTCTGGCGGCGGTTCCATCCAAAGTAGCTGACCCGATATTCGAAAAGGTGGGTACAAACCGGGACGAGATGAAATTTGACGTGGAGGCGGCGGTGAAAGACCTTTCCGTCGCCGCCCGTGTGCTGTGGTACGCGATCAGCGCGGCATCCGAAAAGCTGGTGGAGTATTTTTCGCGAAAGGACGATGTCAAGTTGACGATTGGCGATTTGGGAGCAGGGGTGCTGCTGAAGGGCGCGGCCGGCACTGTGGAGACAGAAACCGCTTCGGAAGTGGAGGATTCCGCCGAGCCGAATAACGCAGACGCAACCGAAAGCGCGGATTTAGGATTAAAATAA
- the purH gene encoding bifunctional phosphoribosylaminoimidazolecarboxamide formyltransferase/IMP cyclohydrolase, with translation MKVSHCLVSVFHKRSMLAFVKGLSEMGIEIIASGGTAKALEDEKIKVKKLETITGFSNILGGRVKTLHPAVHAGILARRDNPQDMADLESLGMPPIDLVVCTLYPFERKVKRPDFPISDAVEWIDIGGPAMIRAAAKNLAHVAVVVDPRDYPRLLEHLKKENLEVSEEFRVILAQKAFALTCEYDARIQNFLFNKLPRQRQFARRKFYVLERKSHLRYGENPHQEAALYEDLLNPPVSFLTHQGKELSFNNIRDASAAFKIASFPYEGRRVACIVKHQTPCGIAWAENGLDAYVKAREADPQSAFGGVVGLNFTVDDSVAMELINTYLEVVLAPEYTPEALRLLAKKPNVRVLEVDRAAFPDRPGRGRPRVLPDSQTLTYETDFGYLLQENDRMVAQASDLILQSGENIPDGLVEDINFGLKIIRFLRSNAVLLVKDGVMIAFGAGQTDRVGAVSQCLRKAAEKARGAVLVSDAFFPFHDSIEFAAMAGVGIVVAPGGSKNDRKVIERAQELGVRFAHTPYRHFWH, from the coding sequence ATGAAGGTTAGTCATTGCCTGGTATCCGTTTTTCACAAGCGCAGTATGCTCGCGTTCGTCAAAGGGCTTTCCGAGATGGGGATTGAAATAATCGCGAGCGGCGGCACCGCCAAGGCGCTGGAAGACGAAAAGATCAAGGTTAAGAAGCTCGAAACGATTACGGGATTCTCGAACATCCTGGGTGGTCGCGTGAAAACGCTGCATCCGGCGGTGCACGCGGGGATTCTGGCCCGCCGGGACAATCCGCAGGACATGGCCGATCTTGAGTCACTCGGAATGCCGCCGATCGATCTTGTGGTTTGCACGCTGTATCCATTCGAGCGCAAAGTGAAGCGCCCGGATTTCCCGATATCCGACGCGGTGGAATGGATAGACATCGGCGGACCGGCGATGATCAGAGCCGCGGCCAAGAATTTGGCGCATGTCGCGGTGGTCGTGGATCCGCGCGATTACCCGCGTTTGCTTGAACATTTGAAAAAGGAGAATCTCGAAGTATCCGAGGAGTTCCGCGTGATACTTGCGCAAAAAGCGTTTGCGCTTACCTGCGAGTACGATGCGAGAATACAGAATTTCCTGTTCAACAAATTACCCAGGCAGCGGCAGTTCGCGCGCCGGAAGTTTTACGTCCTCGAACGCAAGTCGCACCTGCGCTATGGCGAGAATCCGCACCAGGAGGCCGCGCTTTACGAGGATTTGCTTAATCCGCCGGTTTCATTTTTAACGCACCAAGGCAAAGAGCTTTCATTCAACAACATCCGGGATGCTTCCGCCGCGTTCAAGATCGCGAGCTTTCCCTATGAGGGCCGCAGGGTCGCCTGCATTGTCAAGCACCAGACGCCATGCGGGATAGCCTGGGCGGAAAACGGCCTGGATGCTTACGTAAAGGCGAGGGAGGCGGATCCGCAAAGCGCGTTCGGCGGGGTTGTCGGATTGAACTTCACGGTGGACGACAGCGTCGCGATGGAGTTGATAAATACTTATTTGGAAGTCGTGTTGGCGCCGGAATATACGCCGGAGGCTCTTAGGCTGCTGGCCAAAAAACCAAATGTCCGGGTTCTGGAAGTTGACCGCGCGGCGTTTCCTGACAGGCCGGGCAGAGGCAGACCGCGCGTTTTGCCGGACAGCCAAACGCTTACTTACGAGACCGATTTCGGCTACCTGCTGCAGGAAAACGATAGGATGGTCGCCCAGGCCTCGGATTTGATCCTGCAAAGCGGGGAGAACATACCGGACGGCCTTGTAGAAGACATAAACTTTGGGCTGAAGATTATCCGTTTCCTGCGAAGCAACGCCGTGCTTCTTGTCAAGGACGGCGTAATGATTGCGTTCGGCGCGGGCCAGACCGACAGAGTCGGCGCGGTTTCGCAATGCCTGCGCAAAGCGGCTGAAAAAGCTCGCGGCGCGGTTCTTGTTTCGGACGCGTTCTTTCCGTTTCACGATTCGATCGAGTTCGCGGCGATGGCCGGCGTGGGCATAGTCGTGGCCCCTGGCGGGAGCAAAAACGACAGAAAGGTAATTGAGCGTGCGCAGGAGCTGGGGGTCAGGTTCGCGCACACTCCGTATCGTCATTTCTGGCATTAG
- a CDS encoding EscU/YscU/HrcU family type III secretion system export apparatus switch protein, producing the protein MTGADERRRILDRLAVALKYEPERGDSAPKVVASGRGYTAERIIEIAKASGVKIHEDPNLVRLLASVEIEREIPVALFAAVAEILALVYRADEEKRRMAG; encoded by the coding sequence ATGACCGGCGCCGACGAAAGAAGACGAATCCTAGACCGGCTGGCCGTGGCGCTCAAGTACGAGCCGGAGCGGGGGGACTCCGCGCCCAAAGTGGTCGCATCGGGACGCGGCTACACGGCGGAGCGCATCATCGAAATCGCAAAGGCCAGCGGCGTGAAAATCCACGAGGACCCGAATCTCGTGCGGCTGCTCGCATCGGTCGAAATCGAGCGGGAAATTCCCGTCGCTTTGTTCGCGGCCGTGGCCGAAATCCTGGCGCTCGTGTACCGGGCCGACGAGGAGAAGCGAAGGATGGCGGGCTGA
- a CDS encoding DUF3187 family protein, with protein sequence MKIAALVLVLLAISCVPCLADDDGGDGVKVDVAVTEFEPGEEPPSEELPKVGLAPEGAPWRWLPKGPFDWISQHPLALTVLQMPAESAYTLPEGRALLAYRLDIANNFVKYQEGDALFDIDLESYRQTISYRRGMSERVELGVFVPVHFSSRGIFDGWIESWHGFFGLPTGDRPLYNENEYTFVVANGNEFRVLGESDSFGFGDVSFSGKYFIRPEGGGWPAISARAAIKIPTGEPGDILGSGGFDAGFDLLAQKTFGRMILYGQTGYVFTGGNDLDLEGNDIWKWSLAGEYQANRKHSWLIQFHHQTNPYKYGINDVDQDTLEMALGFKRYLWRNVIWEGGFSEDIAVDTAPDFAIFSQFTYHF encoded by the coding sequence TTGAAGATTGCCGCGCTGGTGCTTGTTTTGCTTGCGATATCGTGCGTTCCGTGCCTGGCCGACGACGACGGGGGCGACGGCGTCAAGGTTGACGTGGCCGTCACCGAGTTCGAGCCGGGCGAGGAACCGCCTTCCGAAGAGCTTCCGAAGGTCGGGCTTGCGCCGGAGGGCGCGCCCTGGCGCTGGCTTCCCAAGGGACCGTTCGACTGGATTTCGCAGCATCCGCTTGCGCTTACCGTGCTGCAGATGCCGGCCGAGAGCGCCTACACGCTGCCGGAGGGCAGGGCGCTTCTGGCGTACCGGCTGGACATCGCCAACAACTTCGTCAAGTACCAGGAAGGCGACGCGCTGTTCGACATCGACCTGGAGAGTTACCGGCAGACGATTTCGTACCGGCGCGGGATGAGCGAGCGCGTCGAGCTTGGCGTGTTCGTACCCGTGCATTTTTCGTCGCGCGGGATTTTCGACGGGTGGATCGAAAGCTGGCACGGATTTTTCGGCCTGCCCACGGGCGACAGGCCTCTCTACAACGAGAACGAGTACACGTTCGTCGTGGCGAACGGCAACGAATTCCGGGTGCTAGGCGAAAGCGACAGCTTCGGATTCGGCGATGTTTCGTTTTCCGGGAAATACTTCATCCGGCCGGAAGGCGGCGGGTGGCCCGCGATTTCCGCGCGCGCGGCAATAAAGATTCCGACGGGCGAGCCGGGAGACATTCTCGGTAGCGGCGGATTCGACGCGGGATTCGACCTGCTGGCGCAGAAGACGTTCGGGCGGATGATCCTGTACGGCCAGACAGGATACGTGTTCACCGGCGGCAACGATTTGGACCTCGAAGGCAACGACATCTGGAAATGGTCGCTAGCCGGCGAATACCAGGCGAACCGCAAGCACTCGTGGCTGATCCAGTTCCATCACCAGACGAATCCGTACAAGTACGGCATCAACGACGTGGACCAGGACACGCTGGAAATGGCGCTCGGCTTCAAACGCTACCTGTGGCGCAATGTGATCTGGGAAGGCGGATTCAGCGAAGACATCGCGGTTGACACCGCGCCTGATTTCGCCATTTTCTCGCAGTTCACCTATCATTTCTGA
- a CDS encoding DEAD/DEAH box helicase, which translates to MSHWPRITVGGKYGTSIVVTGNLKALPRHAQSVIRKHFNRWRALNDPIRFPDLLSELKGMSPAISVDPAAVERYNTYLEVHTVVFFGISTAGNTKMAARKKSTRTTPRIAAVISAFTGEGGVLLRPDRIWEFSERLKEADALIEFDKSFGAPFAAMASGTVAFLPSKFFKYQVEVGFHPKTLKKLFADLLAQYLEKWDYIERNGLPAARWLLANPGQLPEAARVLASKGCAVHIQRGAWDCALRAILVSGGRAPSPPVELFDPVMHSSAHSPSMLTTPVSDAELNEAVSAMLYPYQRTGVRHLVHTGRAMLADDMGLGKSLQALAALRVLAKKEGLSRALIICPASIKHQWKMEIERFTPLSPVVIEGNRERRDEIYAMADARRRRGQGAPVGRYPEIFIVNYELSFRDHRGLLSLAPDAIILDEAQRIKNWQSKTHKAVVSMPAKYRFVLTGTPLENELMELFDVLLFVDPEVLGQNPIAVRERYIVPDKFGGIQGYRNLREASRRISGVSLRRTREETLPELPELVESYWWLEMDDVQAKIYRDVEERAAAFLSVEEWDRVAYDSMLTTVQRLREVCDTPEMLFPEHRESAKLRELSVLVSEQVKGMGRRAIIFTQWTRMADILARELEKWGVTFRYLHGGVGPRDRAKIIQEFARGEAQIFLSTDAGSAGLNLQAATIVVNFDLPFNPAIVDQRVARAHRIGQKSSVNAWHFVCRNTIEENLVKILKKRRELFEDVFSEVGDGTAGSGARRSREFLMELLGRRVPPLQAAGG; encoded by the coding sequence GTGAGCCACTGGCCGCGAATCACCGTCGGAGGAAAGTACGGCACATCGATTGTCGTCACCGGCAACCTGAAGGCGCTTCCGCGCCACGCGCAATCCGTCATCCGAAAACACTTCAACCGCTGGCGGGCGCTGAACGACCCGATCCGCTTCCCGGATTTGCTGTCCGAGCTGAAGGGGATGAGCCCCGCGATTTCGGTCGATCCCGCGGCCGTGGAGCGATACAACACTTATCTCGAAGTCCACACCGTCGTGTTTTTCGGAATTTCAACAGCCGGCAATACCAAAATGGCCGCCAGGAAAAAGTCCACGCGCACCACGCCGCGCATAGCAGCCGTGATTTCCGCGTTCACGGGCGAGGGCGGCGTGCTCCTCCGGCCCGATCGGATTTGGGAATTCAGCGAGCGGCTGAAGGAAGCGGATGCGCTGATCGAGTTCGACAAGAGCTTCGGCGCGCCGTTTGCGGCGATGGCGTCGGGCACTGTCGCATTTCTTCCTAGCAAATTTTTCAAGTATCAGGTGGAAGTTGGATTTCATCCGAAAACGCTCAAAAAGCTGTTCGCGGATTTGCTGGCGCAGTATCTGGAAAAATGGGATTACATCGAGCGCAACGGGCTGCCAGCCGCGCGCTGGCTGCTGGCCAATCCGGGGCAGTTGCCCGAGGCCGCGCGCGTTCTGGCGAGCAAGGGTTGCGCGGTGCATATCCAGCGCGGCGCGTGGGACTGCGCGCTGCGGGCGATTCTGGTTTCGGGCGGGCGTGCTCCCTCCCCCCCGGTAGAGCTGTTTGATCCGGTGATGCATTCAAGTGCGCACTCCCCCTCCATGCTTACGACTCCGGTTTCCGACGCGGAACTTAACGAAGCGGTTTCGGCGATGCTCTATCCCTACCAGCGTACCGGAGTCCGCCACCTCGTGCATACGGGCAGGGCGATGCTGGCCGACGACATGGGCCTCGGCAAAAGCTTGCAGGCGCTGGCCGCGCTGCGCGTCCTGGCCAAAAAAGAAGGGCTTTCGCGCGCGCTCATTATCTGCCCCGCGTCCATCAAGCACCAATGGAAGATGGAAATCGAAAGGTTTACGCCGCTTTCTCCGGTCGTGATCGAGGGTAACAGGGAGCGCCGCGACGAGATTTACGCGATGGCCGACGCGCGCAGACGCCGCGGCCAAGGCGCGCCGGTCGGCCGCTACCCGGAAATCTTCATCGTCAATTACGAGCTGTCTTTCCGCGACCACAGGGGGCTCTTGTCGCTCGCCCCAGACGCGATAATCCTCGACGAGGCGCAGCGGATAAAGAACTGGCAGAGCAAGACCCACAAGGCCGTGGTTTCGATGCCCGCGAAATACCGCTTCGTCCTCACGGGCACGCCTCTTGAAAACGAGCTGATGGAGCTTTTCGACGTGCTGCTTTTCGTAGATCCGGAGGTGCTGGGGCAAAACCCGATCGCTGTGCGCGAACGCTACATCGTGCCCGACAAATTCGGCGGAATCCAGGGCTACCGGAATCTGCGCGAGGCGTCGCGGCGAATAAGCGGCGTCAGCCTGCGGCGCACGCGCGAGGAGACGCTGCCGGAGCTGCCGGAGCTTGTGGAAAGCTACTGGTGGCTGGAGATGGACGATGTCCAGGCCAAGATTTACCGCGACGTTGAGGAACGCGCCGCGGCGTTCCTTTCGGTCGAGGAGTGGGATCGCGTCGCATACGATTCGATGCTGACGACGGTGCAGCGGCTGCGCGAGGTGTGCGACACGCCGGAGATGCTTTTTCCGGAGCATAGGGAAAGCGCCAAGCTGCGGGAGCTTTCGGTGCTCGTATCAGAGCAGGTGAAAGGGATGGGGCGCCGCGCGATTATTTTCACCCAGTGGACGCGGATGGCGGACATACTGGCCCGCGAGCTCGAAAAATGGGGCGTCACGTTTCGCTACCTGCACGGGGGCGTCGGCCCCAGAGACAGGGCGAAGATAATCCAGGAATTCGCGCGGGGGGAGGCGCAGATATTTTTGTCCACGGATGCGGGAAGCGCGGGACTTAACCTGCAGGCGGCGACGATAGTCGTCAATTTCGACCTGCCGTTCAATCCGGCGATTGTCGACCAGCGCGTCGCCCGCGCGCACAGAATAGGCCAGAAATCGAGCGTGAACGCGTGGCATTTCGTATGCCGCAACACGATCGAGGAAAACCTGGTGAAAATATTGAAGAAACGCCGCGAGCTGTTCGAGGACGTTTTCAGCGAGGTCGGCGACGGTACCGCGGGCTCGGGCGCCCGCCGCAGCCGCGAGTTTCTTATGGAGCTGCTGGGACGCAGGGTTCCGCCGCTTCAGGCCGCGGGCGGGTAG
- the carA gene encoding glutamine-hydrolyzing carbamoyl-phosphate synthase small subunit → MSSNSAILALADGHVFRGRLIGSPGTIGGELVFNTSMTGYQEILTDPSYHGEIITFTFPLIGCYGWTAEDDQSGRIWANGVVVSTMHGGIDNFRAIKKLSDRLSEEGKRGIEGVDTREITKRLRDAGAMNCIITSELSEAEAVKSARDWPDLSVQDLVGEVTPDAPYDWEAPEEPRFKVAAFDCGIKRGILRAMRDRGIASRVFPADTPASEIEKFSPDGVFLSNGPGDPKACLHYLKDTILELSGKYPLFGICLGHQLIGLSFGVDTYKLKFGHRGANHPVKDLETGRVHITSQNHGYATARPPEGHDLILTKLNVNDDSVEGFKHRSLPLFSVQYHPEGCPGPRDNLYLFDEFVRLMEQAKSR, encoded by the coding sequence GTGTCAAGCAATTCCGCCATCCTAGCCCTTGCAGACGGGCATGTTTTTCGCGGGCGCCTGATAGGTTCTCCCGGAACCATCGGCGGAGAGCTTGTATTCAACACTTCCATGACGGGCTATCAGGAGATACTCACCGACCCGTCCTACCACGGCGAAATAATCACGTTCACGTTCCCGCTAATAGGCTGCTACGGCTGGACGGCGGAGGACGACCAGAGCGGGCGGATTTGGGCAAACGGCGTCGTCGTCTCGACGATGCACGGCGGCATCGACAATTTCCGCGCAATCAAGAAGTTGTCCGACCGGCTCTCGGAAGAAGGCAAGCGCGGGATAGAAGGCGTGGATACGCGCGAAATCACCAAGCGGCTGCGCGACGCGGGCGCGATGAACTGCATCATCACATCCGAGCTTTCGGAGGCCGAGGCGGTTAAATCGGCGAGGGATTGGCCCGACTTATCCGTGCAGGATCTGGTCGGCGAAGTGACACCGGATGCCCCGTACGATTGGGAAGCGCCCGAGGAGCCTCGGTTCAAAGTCGCCGCGTTCGACTGCGGGATAAAGCGCGGAATCCTGCGCGCGATGCGCGACAGGGGCATCGCGTCCCGCGTATTTCCTGCGGATACGCCGGCATCAGAAATCGAAAAGTTTTCGCCCGACGGAGTGTTTCTGTCCAACGGCCCCGGCGATCCGAAGGCGTGTCTGCATTATCTGAAAGATACGATTCTGGAATTGTCCGGCAAATATCCGCTGTTCGGAATATGCCTGGGCCACCAGCTAATCGGCCTTTCCTTCGGCGTTGATACGTACAAACTGAAATTCGGGCATCGCGGCGCGAACCATCCGGTCAAGGACTTGGAGACGGGCAGGGTGCACATCACGAGCCAGAACCACGGCTACGCGACCGCGCGTCCGCCGGAAGGCCACGACTTGATTCTCACGAAACTGAACGTAAACGACGATTCGGTGGAAGGATTCAAGCACCGCTCGCTGCCGCTGTTTTCGGTGCAATACCATCCCGAAGGCTGCCCCGGGCCGCGCGACAATCTTTACCTGTTCGACGAGTTCGTCCGGCTGATGGAACAGGCGAAATCGCGCTAG